TATGATACACTATATATGAACATATGAGCAGTTGTTCATATATAGGAGGAACTATGATATCATATAAATGTGAAACATTATGTATTCATCAAGACAAAGTCAAAGAAGTACAAGAAAATTTAATACAATCTAATGATATTGAAAAAGTGTCAAAACTATTTAAAGCAATCTCAGATCCTACTCGAATTAAAATATTATATGCGCTTCAATTCAATGAATTATGCGTTTGTGATATTTCAGTTATTTTAAATATGAGTCAAAGTTCTATTTCTCATCAATTAAAAACATTAAAAGATGTAGATTTAGTTAGAACAAGAAAAAATGGTAAAACAAGATTTTATCGTTTAGCTGATGAGCATATACATAAATTATTCGCACAGGTTATTGACCATGTGAATGAGGACAATCATGAAAAAGACATATGAGATAAGAGATATTGATTGTGCAAATTGCGCTCTAAAAATAGAAAATGAGATTAAGAAAGTAGATGGATTAAAAGATGTAAAGATTGATTTTATGCGACAAAAGGTATTTTTTGATGATCCAGATAACAAGATGAATGCAGATGAACTACAAAAAATTGCAAGAAAAGTCGAATCAAGCGTATCCATATTTAATTCAAATATAGAAAAGCCTATTTCTAAAAAAAGTATGTCATTAAATCAAATGTCTTTTATCACTGGTGTTGTCTTACTTTTAGTAATGTTTTTATTACAAGCTATCATTGGATTAAATGATACTTATAAAATAATCATCTATATCACCGCTTATATACTTATCGGCGGAAAAGTCATCCTTAAAGCTTTAAAAAATATTAAAAAAGGTAGAGTTTTTGATGAGAATTTTTTAATGATGATTGCAACGATAGGTGCACTCATCATTGGTGAGTTTATTGAAGGTATCGCAGTAATGTTGTTTTATCAAATAGGTGAATATTTCCAAGAACTTTCAGTCAATAGATCAAGAAAACACATTGAATCTCTTATGGATTTAAAGCCAGTGATTGCACATATAAAAAAAGATGATCAATTTATAGATATAAAACCTGAAGACTTAATACCAAAAGATCATATTATGGTTAAAACAGGAGAAAAAATACCTGTTGATGGTATTATCATTGAAGGCGAAACTTATATTGATGAAAGTAGTTTAACAGGTGAATCATTACCAATGTATAAGTCAAATGGTCATGAAGTTATGTCTTCAACTATTAATTTAAACGGAACTATTATTGTCGAAGTCAAAAAAACATATAAAGATTCTAGAGTTTATCAAATTATTGAATTTGTAGAACAAAACACAACTAAAAAAGCTAAAGCAGAACAATTTATAACAAAGTTTGCTAAATACTACACGCCTATTGTAGTACTTATCGCAGTTTTATTAGCTTTTGTAGTTCCTATATTTGCATATCAGATCAATCAAACAACATACTCAACTGAATTAACTATATTTGTAAAACGAGCACTAATATTTTTAGTTATCAGTTGTCCATGTGCGCTTGTGCTATCTGTGCCATTAGCATTTTATGCAGGGATAGGAGCATCATCTAAAAAAGGTATCTTGGTAAAAAGCGGAAGTGATTTAGAAACTCTTCATAAAGTAGAACATTTTATATTTGATAAGACAGGAACACTTACTAAAGGCGAGTTTGTAGTGACACAAGTTTTTGCAGAGGATAAAGATTTTATTTTAAAATTAGCAAGTCATGCAGAGTCTAGATCAAATCATCCAATTGCACTATCAATTTTAAGAGCATATAAGAAAGATATCATATCAGAAGATATTAAAGACTACCATGAAG
The sequence above is drawn from the Mariniplasma anaerobium genome and encodes:
- a CDS encoding ArsR/SmtB family transcription factor — translated: MISYKCETLCIHQDKVKEVQENLIQSNDIEKVSKLFKAISDPTRIKILYALQFNELCVCDISVILNMSQSSISHQLKTLKDVDLVRTRKNGKTRFYRLADEHIHKLFAQVIDHVNEDNHEKDI
- a CDS encoding heavy metal translocating P-type ATPase, translating into MKKTYEIRDIDCANCALKIENEIKKVDGLKDVKIDFMRQKVFFDDPDNKMNADELQKIARKVESSVSIFNSNIEKPISKKSMSLNQMSFITGVVLLLVMFLLQAIIGLNDTYKIIIYITAYILIGGKVILKALKNIKKGRVFDENFLMMIATIGALIIGEFIEGIAVMLFYQIGEYFQELSVNRSRKHIESLMDLKPVIAHIKKDDQFIDIKPEDLIPKDHIMVKTGEKIPVDGIIIEGETYIDESSLTGESLPMYKSNGHEVMSSTINLNGTIIVEVKKTYKDSRVYQIIEFVEQNTTKKAKAEQFITKFAKYYTPIVVLIAVLLAFVVPIFAYQINQTTYSTELTIFVKRALIFLVISCPCALVLSVPLAFYAGIGASSKKGILVKSGSDLETLHKVEHFIFDKTGTLTKGEFVVTQVFAEDKDFILKLASHAESRSNHPIALSILRAYKKDIISEDIKDYHEVFGQGIKVVYQQKPLLVGNDRLLINNKIQFEIPDIKYSVIHVAYDQKYIGYIVLEDELKMSSKETIALLTKMGKQVTMITGDQSAIADDIGKKLGITDIYSKQLPQDKKDIVESLSKQHKTAFIGDGINDAMVLLSADIGISMGSLGSDVAIEASDAVIMHDQPIKLIEVLKISIFTNRIVIQNIALALITKFVVLSLGALGYANMWLAIFADVGISLIAVLNAMRILRK